In the genome of Triticum urartu cultivar G1812 chromosome 5, Tu2.1, whole genome shotgun sequence, one region contains:
- the LOC125509002 gene encoding transcription factor TGAL7-like, translating into MGGIREEDHHHHQPTELPLGFRSAPPPPMIASSSMSKESTSYDMADFDQTAIFLYLDGHDPQSIQEQRQTLNIFPSQPMHAAEPLNPTAKINGGAVMAAMLANGGNPQQASPKRPEQQQQLVLQGAAGGPNATPLLTGSAKDNKNSASLIKKEGTSSGKGATSSSTDPDREGNRRTQDPKTLRRLAQNREAARKSRLRKKAYIQQLETSRIRLSQIEQQVQAGRVQGVLLGTGDHHQGLPSAPSFAGMFDMEYGRWVEEHSKLIFQLRALLNDNAPDNQVQVLVGGAMAHHEELLNLKAAIARTDIFHLLCGVWASPAERCFLWLGGFRPTEVIKVMLKQVESLSEGQLLGIYNLQRWVQETEESLNHTMGTLQHSLSDTIASPEAAGGNFMGHMSLALNKISSMEAIVRQADGLRQQTLHKLHGMLTVRQAACCFVAIADYFHRLRAVSTLWAARPRHDEQGPPAP; encoded by the exons ATGGGAGGCATCAGAGAAGAAGATCACCACCATCACCAACCCACGGAGCTCCCCCTGGGCTTCCGGAGCGCCCCGCCACCGCCGATGATCGCCTCTTCCTCCAT GAGCAAGGAGTCGACGAGCTACGACATGGCAGATTTCGATCAAACGGCAATATTTCTCTACCTAGATGGTCATGATCCACAGTCGATTCAGGAACAACGAC AAACTCTGAACATCTTCCCCTCGCAGCCCATGCATGCCGCCGAGCCGCTTAACCCTACTGCAAAG ATTAATGGCGGCGCAGTCATGGCGGCCATGCTTGCTAATGGCGGTAACCCGCAGCAGGCGTCTCCAAAGAGGCCTgaacagcagcagcagctggtGCTGCAAGGTGCCGCCGGCGGCCCCAATGCAACACCCTTGCTGACTGGTTCAGCCAAGGACAACAAGAACAGTGCCAGTCTCATCAAG AAGGAAGGAACCAGCAGTGGGAAGGGTGCAACATCATCTAGCACAGACCCAGATAGGGAAGGGAACAGGAGAACACAGGACCCTAAG ACACTGAGGAGGCTTGCACAGAATAGAGAGGCAGCCAGGAAAAGTAGGCTCAGGAAGAAG GCTTACATCCAACAGTTGGAGACAAGTAGGATTAGGCTAAGCCAGATCGAACAACAGGTTCAAGCAGGAAGAGTACAG GGTGTCTTGTTGGGTACTGGAGATCACCACCAAGGCCTTCCATCTGCCCCTTCATTTG CTGGTATGTTTGACATGGAGTATGGGAGATGGGTGGAAGAGCACAGCAAGTTGATCTTCCAGCTCAGGGCATTGTTGAACGACAATGCGCCGGACAACCAGGTGCAGGTGTTGGTCGGTGGTGCCATGGCACATCATGAAGAGTTGCTAAACCTCAAGGCCGCGATTGCTAGGACTGACATCTTCCATCTCTTATGTGGTGTGTGGGCCAGCCCCGCAGAGCGTTGCTTCCTTTGGTTGGGTGGGTTTCGACCCACAGAGGTCATCAAG GTAATGTTGAAGCAAGTGGAGTCGCTGTCAGAGGGGCAGCTCCTGGGAATCTACAACCTCCAGCGGTGGGTGCAGGAGACGGAGGAGTCGCTGAACCACACCATGGGGACCCTCCAGCACTCCCTCTCCGACACCATCGcctccccggaggccgccggcggCAACTTCATGGGCCACATGTCCCTCGCCCTCAACAAGATCTCCTCCATGGAAGCCATCGTCAGGCAG GCAGATGGGCTGAGGCAGCAGACCCTGCACAAGCTGCACGGCATGCTGACGGTCCGACAGGCCGCCTGCTGCTTTGTCGCCATCGCCGACTACTTCCACCGCCTCCGCGCCGTCAGCACCCTCTGGGCTGCCAGGCCACGGCACGACGAGCAGGGCCCGCCGGCGCCGTAG